One window from the genome of Cryobacterium sp. GrIS_2_6 encodes:
- a CDS encoding NAD-dependent succinate-semialdehyde dehydrogenase, with the protein MTNVTEAELLRMVPKELFINGEWVPARDGATLDVVDPATGLVIASIADAGVADGAAALDAAVDAQDSWAATPPRVRGEILRRAFDLMQERKQEFALLMTIEMGKPLAEAYGEVAYGGEFLRWFSEEAVRISGRYGTNPEGTGRMLVSQHPVGPCFLITPWNFPLAMATRKIAPALAAGCTVVVKPASLTPLTTLYFAKLLAEVGLPAGVLNVITTSRSGAVSDPIIADPRLRKLSFTGSTAVGRRMIGQAGQGVLRTSMELGGNAPFIVFADADLDKAIDGAIAAKFRNVGQACTAANRFIVQASVAEEFARRVTERVQDFVVGRGTAEGVNIGPLINAGAVEKASTLVQDALERGARLLTGGDSIEGAGTFFEPTVLAGVAPGSDILREEIFGPVLAIATFDEEDDAVRLANDTEFGLVSYVFTRDLARGQRMVERLQTGMMGLNIGVISNAAAPFGGVKQSGLGREGGPEGIQEYLSTKYTMTPDPFAD; encoded by the coding sequence ATGACGAACGTCACCGAAGCCGAACTTCTCCGGATGGTTCCGAAGGAACTCTTCATCAACGGGGAGTGGGTGCCCGCGCGTGACGGGGCGACGCTCGACGTCGTCGACCCGGCCACCGGGCTCGTCATCGCCTCGATCGCCGACGCCGGGGTCGCCGACGGCGCAGCAGCCCTCGACGCCGCCGTCGACGCCCAGGACAGCTGGGCGGCGACCCCACCCCGGGTACGCGGTGAGATCCTTCGGCGCGCCTTCGACCTGATGCAGGAGCGCAAGCAGGAGTTCGCGCTTCTGATGACGATCGAGATGGGCAAGCCGCTCGCCGAGGCCTACGGCGAGGTCGCGTACGGCGGCGAATTCCTGCGCTGGTTCAGCGAAGAGGCCGTGCGCATCAGCGGCCGGTACGGCACCAACCCCGAGGGCACCGGACGGATGCTGGTGTCCCAGCACCCGGTCGGCCCCTGCTTCCTGATCACGCCCTGGAACTTCCCGCTCGCCATGGCCACCCGCAAGATCGCCCCCGCGCTCGCCGCCGGCTGCACCGTCGTTGTGAAGCCGGCGTCGCTGACCCCGCTCACGACCCTGTACTTCGCCAAGCTCCTCGCCGAGGTCGGGCTCCCCGCCGGTGTGCTCAACGTCATCACGACCTCGCGTTCCGGCGCGGTATCCGACCCGATCATCGCCGACCCGCGGCTGCGCAAGCTCAGCTTCACCGGTTCGACGGCCGTCGGCCGCCGAATGATCGGCCAGGCCGGCCAGGGCGTGCTGCGCACCTCGATGGAACTCGGCGGGAACGCGCCGTTCATAGTCTTCGCCGACGCCGACCTCGACAAGGCCATCGACGGCGCGATCGCGGCGAAATTCCGCAACGTCGGGCAGGCATGCACGGCCGCCAACCGGTTCATCGTGCAGGCGTCCGTCGCGGAGGAGTTCGCCCGCCGGGTCACCGAGCGGGTGCAGGACTTCGTCGTGGGTCGCGGCACCGCAGAGGGCGTGAACATCGGACCGCTGATCAACGCCGGGGCCGTGGAGAAGGCATCCACCCTGGTGCAGGACGCCCTCGAGCGCGGCGCGAGACTGCTCACCGGCGGCGACTCGATCGAAGGCGCCGGCACCTTCTTCGAGCCGACCGTACTGGCCGGGGTCGCGCCGGGCAGTGACATCCTGCGCGAGGAGATCTTCGGGCCGGTGCTCGCGATCGCGACCTTCGACGAGGAGGACGACGCAGTGCGGCTCGCCAACGACACCGAGTTCGGGCTGGTCAGCTACGTCTTCACCCGGGACCTTGCCCGCGGGCAACGCATGGTCGAACGCCTGCAGACCGGGATGATGGGGCTCAACATCGGCGTGATCTCGAACGCGGCCGCACCGTTCGGCGGGGTCAAGCAATCCGGCCTCGGGCGCGAGGGCGGCCCGGAGGGCATCCAGGAGTACCTCTCGACCAAATACACGATGACCCCGGACCCCTTCGCCGACTAG
- a CDS encoding anti-sigma factor — MTHIDRDDLALIALAEFDLTEAERVHLSVCPQCALELISLQHTASVGRSARHISLTEPAGSVWAGIHSTLSLSGAVGAQPRLRDFVRPADGEAAGVVYDVYDASDNSEGCDVSERYDVSDGYDGYKVSDASAASAASDASEVSDLFPGSREASAGDPAIKVPARPVAALPVPVAELPVSPPPPAAQPATPRASDSPARLRPRRRVRSTTRTWVRVLIAAAASLALLLAGFGAARWADALGPPATAPITFEAQLTPFPGWKASGSAAVEVTPGGHREVVVDLTGLAVATAAAPLREVWLIKADASGLISIGLLDGNIGHFDIPDGVDLAQYPLVDVSAEPDNGNPAHSGNSIVRGELHAM, encoded by the coding sequence ATGACACATATTGACCGCGACGACCTCGCACTCATCGCCCTCGCGGAATTCGACCTCACCGAGGCGGAACGCGTGCACCTCTCGGTGTGCCCGCAGTGCGCGCTCGAGTTGATCTCCCTGCAGCACACCGCCTCGGTCGGCAGGTCCGCCCGGCACATCAGCCTGACCGAGCCCGCGGGCTCCGTATGGGCGGGCATCCACTCAACTCTCAGCCTCAGCGGCGCTGTCGGTGCACAACCGAGGCTCCGTGACTTCGTGCGCCCTGCGGATGGCGAGGCTGCCGGTGTCGTCTATGACGTGTACGACGCCTCCGACAACTCCGAGGGGTGCGACGTTTCCGAGCGGTATGACGTGTCCGACGGGTACGACGGGTACAAGGTCTCCGACGCGTCCGCCGCGTCCGCCGCGTCCGATGCCTCCGAGGTCTCGGACCTTTTTCCGGGCAGTCGGGAGGCATCCGCGGGGGATCCCGCAATTAAGGTGCCTGCCCGGCCGGTCGCGGCCCTGCCGGTGCCCGTGGCAGAGTTGCCCGTTTCGCCGCCGCCCCCCGCTGCGCAGCCGGCGACCCCCCGCGCTTCCGACTCGCCTGCCCGGCTGCGGCCTCGCCGACGTGTGAGGTCCACGACCCGAACCTGGGTGCGGGTCCTCATCGCCGCGGCGGCGAGCCTGGCGCTGCTCCTCGCCGGGTTCGGCGCCGCCCGCTGGGCCGACGCACTCGGCCCGCCCGCGACGGCGCCCATCACCTTCGAGGCCCAGCTCACGCCCTTCCCCGGCTGGAAGGCGAGCGGCAGTGCGGCGGTCGAGGTGACCCCCGGCGGTCATCGCGAGGTCGTCGTCGACCTCACCGGTCTCGCCGTCGCCACCGCGGCGGCCCCCCTCCGCGAAGTCTGGCTGATCAAGGCGGATGCGTCCGGCCTGATCAGCATCGGCCTGCTCGACGGGAACATCGGCCACTTCGATATCCCGGACGGCGTCGACCTCGCCCAGTACCCGCTCGTCGACGTTTCGGCGGAACCCGACAACGGAAACCCGGCTCACTCAGGAAATTCGATCGTGCGCGGAGAGCTGCACGCTATGTGA
- a CDS encoding RNA polymerase sigma factor produces MTVPIDDVDHVRLAAAFQAGDERALAEAYARWSSLVYTIAVRSLGDPGEAEDVTQTVFIAAWRGRDNYNPERARLPAWIVGITRHTVADTHEARSRRRRIEQAVAGELRTTSVDDSVDVADRVMFAEELQRLPPVPQRVMQLAFYADLTHAQIAAMLDLPLGTVKSHIRRSLGRLRARLEAEDDTY; encoded by the coding sequence GTGACCGTACCCATCGATGACGTCGACCACGTGCGACTTGCCGCCGCGTTCCAAGCGGGGGATGAACGTGCCCTTGCCGAGGCCTACGCACGGTGGTCGTCGCTCGTCTACACGATCGCGGTGCGGTCGCTCGGAGATCCCGGCGAAGCGGAGGACGTGACGCAGACGGTCTTCATCGCGGCCTGGCGCGGACGGGACAACTACAATCCCGAGCGGGCGCGGCTCCCCGCCTGGATCGTTGGGATCACCCGACACACCGTCGCGGACACCCATGAGGCACGATCAAGGCGCCGCCGGATCGAGCAGGCCGTTGCGGGCGAACTGCGGACGACCTCCGTCGACGACTCGGTTGACGTCGCCGACCGGGTGATGTTCGCCGAAGAGTTGCAGCGGCTCCCGCCCGTCCCGCAACGTGTCATGCAACTCGCGTTCTATGCTGACCTCACGCACGCGCAGATCGCCGCGATGCTCGATTTGCCGCTGGGAACGGTCAAGAGCCACATCCGCCGAAGCCTTGGGCGCCTGCGAGCCCGATTGGAGGCCGAAGATGACACATATTGA
- a CDS encoding class F sortase, translated as MRATAGKIGMLAVALVLLSAAALMLMLMLSGCGSTSVAGSLAGAPMQLPATGASALPESSALPEPSAAAPIPPAPTATPLPPAVPLVTGVSADIRSVQGVALVAPVRIRIEALGIDMGIEAVGLGDTGGMGLPKNPAIAAWYQFGPAPASSSGATVIAAHVDSLEYDIGPFSRLATAPAGTDIVLFLTDGGERRYRVESVALTLKPDVPWPAVFDRTGPARLTLVTCGGEFDYTARRYLSNVIVFAMPVP; from the coding sequence ATGAGGGCCACGGCGGGCAAAATCGGGATGCTTGCTGTGGCCCTTGTCCTGCTCTCCGCAGCTGCCCTGATGCTGATGCTGATGCTGAGCGGATGCGGGAGCACGTCCGTCGCGGGGAGCCTTGCCGGTGCGCCGATGCAGCTCCCCGCGACGGGCGCTTCTGCGCTTCCAGAATCGTCTGCACTCCCCGAACCGTCCGCAGCCGCGCCGATACCTCCCGCTCCGACGGCGACTCCGCTCCCTCCGGCGGTGCCACTCGTCACCGGGGTGAGCGCCGACATCCGCTCGGTGCAGGGCGTGGCACTGGTCGCACCGGTGCGGATCAGGATCGAGGCGCTCGGGATCGATATGGGTATCGAAGCCGTCGGACTCGGCGACACCGGCGGCATGGGCCTGCCGAAGAATCCGGCGATCGCCGCCTGGTACCAGTTCGGTCCGGCCCCGGCCAGTTCGTCCGGCGCGACCGTGATCGCCGCGCACGTCGACTCCCTCGAATACGACATCGGTCCGTTCTCCCGGCTCGCGACGGCGCCGGCCGGCACGGACATCGTGCTCTTTCTGACGGATGGCGGTGAACGGCGCTACCGCGTCGAGTCCGTGGCCCTCACCCTGAAGCCCGATGTACCCTGGCCGGCGGTCTTCGACCGGACCGGGCCCGCCCGCCTCACCCTCGTCACCTGCGGTGGCGAATTCGACTACACGGCACGTCGGTACCTCTCGAACGTGATCGTTTTCGCGATGCCGGTTCCCTGA
- a CDS encoding DUF4397 domain-containing protein, with amino-acid sequence MHATHSTGFKASLTASLTAASIGALVIFGGLAPASAATDDAKLSVFHGVPGLTVDVYVNNKLTIDNFKPGDMSGPLDLPAGTYSVAITPSDAADASKPAIGPVDLKLEAGMNYTAVAHLGADAKPTATLFTNDTSMIAAGSGRLVVRHVAAAPAVDVLANGAVAISNLSNPKESVLTIPAGTISAVVAATGTTAPVIGPADVKVAEGVDTIVYAWGSLADKSLAVAVQTVAGMNSDPNGIPAGEAGLVATNRPADTTPFWLAGIAVLLLGLGSASFLGLRRVRR; translated from the coding sequence ATGCACGCGACACACAGCACAGGATTCAAAGCTTCACTCACCGCCTCTCTCACGGCCGCTTCGATCGGAGCGCTCGTCATTTTCGGTGGTCTCGCCCCCGCCAGCGCCGCCACGGATGATGCGAAACTGTCGGTATTTCACGGCGTCCCCGGCCTCACCGTCGATGTCTACGTCAACAACAAACTGACGATTGACAACTTCAAGCCGGGTGACATGTCCGGTCCCCTCGACCTCCCCGCCGGCACCTATTCGGTCGCCATCACGCCCTCCGACGCAGCAGATGCGAGCAAACCCGCGATCGGCCCGGTCGACCTCAAGCTCGAGGCGGGTATGAACTACACTGCAGTCGCGCACCTCGGAGCAGACGCGAAGCCCACGGCGACCCTGTTCACCAACGACACGTCCATGATTGCCGCCGGCTCTGGCCGCCTCGTCGTGCGGCACGTCGCCGCGGCGCCCGCTGTCGACGTCCTGGCGAATGGCGCGGTCGCGATCTCGAACCTCTCCAATCCGAAGGAGTCGGTCCTGACGATTCCCGCGGGCACGATCTCGGCCGTCGTTGCGGCCACCGGCACCACGGCACCCGTGATCGGCCCGGCCGATGTGAAGGTGGCCGAGGGAGTCGACACGATCGTCTACGCCTGGGGCAGCCTCGCCGATAAGAGCCTCGCTGTCGCCGTGCAGACGGTCGCGGGCATGAACTCCGACCCCAACGGCATTCCCGCCGGTGAGGCCGGTCTCGTCGCGACCAACCGGCCGGCGGACACGACCCCGTTCTGGCTCGCCGGCATCGCCGTGCTGCTGCTCGGCCTCGGGTCGGCCAGCTTCCTCGGACTCCGCCGAGTGCGTCGCTGA
- a CDS encoding DUF4397 domain-containing protein, with product MRKILAVGAAAGVLVALAGFGPAYAGDGGHGHGSGDNGPAELTVFHGIPGVTVDVYVDGALTLDNFTPGSFSDTLSLDPGTYSVAITAADAADASNPVIGPVDLTLESGDNYTAVAHLTEAGTPTATLFTNNPDPVGKGEGRLTVRHVAAAPSVDVLANGAAAITDLTNPDEVELTLPTGTISAAVAATGTTDPLLGPADVSIAKRTNTIVYAYGSLADGTLALAVQTVPLEKGHRH from the coding sequence ATGCGCAAAATTCTAGCCGTAGGCGCCGCAGCCGGTGTACTCGTAGCTCTCGCAGGATTCGGGCCGGCGTACGCCGGGGACGGGGGGCACGGTCACGGTTCCGGTGACAACGGGCCCGCCGAATTGACCGTGTTCCACGGTATCCCCGGGGTCACCGTCGACGTCTATGTCGACGGAGCCCTCACGCTCGACAACTTCACGCCGGGCTCCTTCTCGGACACCCTGTCCCTGGACCCCGGCACCTACTCGGTCGCGATCACCGCTGCCGACGCAGCGGATGCGAGCAACCCGGTGATCGGCCCTGTCGACCTCACCCTCGAGAGCGGCGACAACTACACCGCCGTGGCTCACCTCACCGAGGCAGGGACGCCGACGGCCACCCTGTTCACGAACAACCCCGACCCGGTTGGCAAGGGTGAAGGCCGGCTCACGGTCCGTCACGTTGCCGCAGCGCCGTCCGTCGACGTGCTCGCGAACGGTGCCGCGGCCATCACCGACCTCACCAACCCCGACGAGGTCGAACTCACCCTCCCCACCGGGACGATCTCGGCGGCCGTCGCCGCGACGGGCACCACCGACCCGCTCCTCGGGCCGGCCGATGTCTCGATTGCGAAGCGCACGAACACCATCGTGTACGCCTACGGCAGCCTCGCCGACGGAACCCTGGCGCTCGCCGTGCAGACGGTTCCACTCGAGAAGGGCCACAGACACTGA
- a CDS encoding isochorismatase family protein yields the protein MARALFIIDVQNDFTEGGALGVDGGAAVAAGISRLLAEHPLHYDYVFASRDWHNAAGDNGGHFAAAGAEPDYTGTWPVHCVADTPGADYHRDLALPAGTVHIRKGQGEPGYSIFAGVDESGARTAEVLIEHAVTDVDIVGIATDHCVRASGLDALEHGQRVRVLTDLMAGVDPDASAAALAELAYAGATLTTAADLATA from the coding sequence GTGGCCAGGGCCTTGTTCATCATCGACGTGCAGAACGACTTCACGGAGGGCGGCGCCCTGGGGGTTGACGGCGGGGCAGCCGTGGCCGCGGGCATCAGCAGACTGCTGGCGGAGCATCCGCTGCACTACGACTATGTCTTCGCCTCGCGCGACTGGCACAACGCGGCGGGCGACAACGGTGGCCACTTCGCCGCGGCGGGCGCAGAGCCCGACTACACCGGCACCTGGCCGGTTCACTGCGTCGCGGACACTCCCGGCGCCGACTACCACCGGGATCTCGCGCTACCGGCCGGGACCGTGCATATCCGCAAGGGACAGGGCGAACCGGGGTACTCGATCTTCGCCGGCGTCGACGAGTCGGGCGCGCGCACGGCAGAGGTGCTGATCGAGCACGCGGTGACGGATGTCGACATCGTCGGAATCGCGACCGATCACTGTGTGCGGGCCTCGGGTCTCGATGCGCTCGAGCACGGCCAGCGGGTGCGCGTGCTCACCGACCTCATGGCCGGCGTCGACCCGGACGCGAGTGCTGCAGCCCTCGCCGAGCTGGCGTACGCCGGCGCCACCCTGACCACCGCAGCGGACCTCGCGACCGCCTAG